One Prolixibacteraceae bacterium DNA segment encodes these proteins:
- a CDS encoding HipA N-terminal domain-containing protein yields the protein MRRANVLYKDEEAGVLTQFDDGSFSFHYHKTWFDNESKPAISLTFSKEQMEYHSKYLFAFFYNMLPEGANKQILCSSKKIDHKDDFGLLLASAGNDTIGAIRVIRIN from the coding sequence ATGAGAAGAGCAAATGTATTATACAAGGACGAAGAAGCTGGTGTATTAACTCAGTTTGATGATGGGAGTTTTTCTTTTCATTATCATAAGACATGGTTCGATAATGAATCAAAACCCGCAATTAGTTTGACCTTTTCAAAAGAACAGATGGAATATCATTCGAAATATTTATTTGCCTTTTTTTATAATATGTTACCAGAAGGAGCGAATAAGCAAATTTTATGTAGTTCGAAAAAGATTGATCATAAGGATGATTTTGGTTTGTTATTAGCTTCAGCTGGAAATGATACTATAGGGGCAATAAGAGTGATTAGAATTAATTAA
- a CDS encoding helix-turn-helix domain-containing protein → MHLDGLIYLIKERRQQMQVSQEMLSDISGVALRTVKQFESGKGNPTLKTLMKLTEALGLEITLQVKKIF, encoded by the coding sequence ATGCACCTAGATGGATTAATTTACTTGATTAAAGAAAGACGACAACAAATGCAGGTTTCTCAAGAAATGCTTTCTGATATCTCTGGAGTAGCTCTTAGAACGGTAAAGCAATTCGAAAGTGGTAAAGGAAATCCTACATTGAAAACATTGATGAAATTAACTGAAGCATTAGGGTTGGAGATTACTTTACAAGTAAAAAAGATCTTTTAA
- a CDS encoding MFS transporter: MKQQSAFTRAFWVANTVELLERAAYYGVFIVITLYLSRILGFTDMQAASIAGVFSGLLYFLPTFSGAYADKIGFKKALMLAFSLLTLGYFGLGALPTILESIGLVDYGQHTHFTGLRESNVKWAIIPIVSLIIIGGSFIKSVITATVSKETTVENRAKGFSIFYAMVNIGAFSGKTIVKPLRESMGDEGLVYLNFFSAAATCLAIVLVYFMFDSSHKEGEGKSIREISRALVNVLTNGRLITLILIITGFWMVQHQLYATMPKYVLRMAGEGASPSWYANVNPLVVFLTVGAITALMKNKSALTSMTVGMFIMPISAFCMASGNLMGSAPILGMHPVAFMMIVGIVFQGLAEAFISPRFLEYFSLQAPKGEEGMYLGFSHLHSFISSILGFGLSGYLLGKYCPDPSLLTETEKLTAYDHAHYIWYVFVAIAAVSAILLVIYGIVTRRMDAKK, translated from the coding sequence ATGAAACAACAATCCGCTTTTACTCGCGCCTTTTGGGTTGCCAATACGGTCGAACTTCTTGAAAGAGCTGCCTATTATGGGGTATTTATTGTTATCACTCTATACCTATCACGTATTTTAGGATTTACAGATATGCAAGCAGCCTCCATAGCTGGTGTTTTCTCGGGATTACTATATTTTCTTCCTACTTTCAGTGGTGCTTATGCTGATAAAATTGGGTTTAAGAAAGCCCTAATGTTAGCATTCTCACTTTTGACGCTTGGATATTTTGGTCTAGGGGCACTTCCTACCATCCTTGAGTCTATAGGTTTGGTCGACTATGGTCAACATACACACTTTACAGGTTTACGCGAGAGTAATGTGAAATGGGCGATTATTCCTATTGTCTCTCTTATTATCATAGGAGGTTCTTTCATTAAATCGGTAATTACTGCCACTGTTTCAAAAGAGACTACCGTGGAGAATAGAGCGAAAGGATTTTCTATCTTTTATGCAATGGTAAATATTGGGGCTTTCTCTGGTAAGACTATTGTGAAACCTCTTAGAGAGTCTATGGGAGATGAAGGTCTTGTATATCTAAATTTCTTCTCTGCTGCAGCAACTTGTTTGGCTATTGTTCTTGTCTATTTCATGTTTGATTCCTCTCATAAGGAGGGCGAAGGAAAATCGATAAGAGAGATTTCAAGAGCATTAGTGAATGTGTTAACCAATGGACGCTTGATTACTTTGATTCTTATTATCACAGGATTTTGGATGGTACAACACCAGCTTTATGCAACCATGCCTAAATATGTGCTACGTATGGCAGGAGAGGGGGCTTCTCCGTCTTGGTATGCCAATGTAAATCCTCTTGTCGTATTCCTTACTGTTGGAGCTATAACTGCCTTAATGAAAAACAAATCAGCTCTGACTTCGATGACTGTGGGTATGTTTATTATGCCAATTTCTGCTTTCTGTATGGCTTCAGGAAATTTAATGGGATCTGCTCCTATTTTAGGAATGCATCCTGTTGCATTTATGATGATTGTGGGTATCGTTTTTCAAGGTTTGGCAGAAGCATTTATTTCACCTCGCTTTTTAGAGTATTTCTCTCTTCAAGCACCAAAAGGAGAAGAGGGAATGTATCTTGGTTTTAGCCATCTTCACTCTTTTATCTCTTCGATACTAGGGTTTGGTCTATCTGGATACCTTCTTGGAAAATATTGTCCAGATCCTTCTTTATTGACAGAAACTGAAAAGTTAACTGCATACGATCATGCTCATTATATCTGGTATGTTTTTGTTGCAATTGCTGCGGTATCTGCTATTCTATTAGTCATTTATGGTATCGTAACGAGACGAATGGATGCCAAAAAATAG
- the sucC gene encoding ADP-forming succinate--CoA ligase subunit beta has protein sequence MKLHEYQAKEIFRNFLIHTPKEKLCLNTKEAIIAFREINKKVVVKAQVHTGGRGKAGGIKLASNEKELQMATNTILGMDIKGHTVEKLLISEAVDIQKEYYVGITIDRSSHSILLMISAEGGVEIEEVAAKTPEKIHKYHLPITPTLPSYRAREIAFDFFQDISLVRQFADTIEKMYLVFVEKDASLVEINPLVITSKDRMIALDAKMSIDENAMYRHHELESYRDSDENEQLEQEAKQHGLSYIKLDGSIGCMVNGAGLAMATMDMIKLYGGTPANFLDIGGSSNPNKVKQAMHYLTQDPNVKAIMINIFGGITRCDDVAHGLLQAFEEIEVNLPIVVRLSGTNAKEGLAILSSSTKIDTVSSMSEAAKRAISYLS, from the coding sequence ATGAAGTTACATGAATACCAAGCAAAAGAGATATTTAGAAATTTTCTCATTCACACCCCAAAGGAGAAACTATGTCTCAACACCAAAGAAGCAATTATTGCATTTAGAGAGATAAATAAAAAGGTTGTCGTCAAAGCACAAGTGCACACAGGAGGACGAGGGAAAGCAGGTGGAATAAAACTTGCATCCAACGAGAAAGAGCTCCAAATGGCAACCAACACGATTCTCGGCATGGATATCAAAGGACACACTGTAGAGAAATTACTTATCTCTGAAGCAGTAGACATACAGAAAGAGTATTATGTCGGGATTACAATTGATCGTAGCAGTCACTCTATCCTACTAATGATAAGCGCCGAGGGGGGTGTAGAGATTGAAGAGGTTGCAGCTAAGACCCCTGAGAAGATTCATAAGTATCATCTTCCTATCACACCGACCCTTCCCTCATATAGGGCTAGAGAAATTGCATTTGATTTCTTTCAAGACATCTCTCTCGTAAGACAGTTTGCGGACACGATTGAGAAGATGTATTTGGTTTTTGTAGAAAAGGATGCCTCTCTAGTAGAGATTAACCCTCTTGTTATCACAAGTAAGGATCGTATGATCGCATTGGATGCAAAGATGAGTATTGACGAAAATGCGATGTATCGACACCATGAACTTGAGAGCTATCGGGATAGTGATGAGAACGAACAGCTAGAACAAGAGGCAAAACAACATGGGTTAAGCTACATCAAACTAGACGGTAGCATAGGCTGTATGGTGAATGGAGCTGGTCTAGCTATGGCCACCATGGATATGATTAAATTGTATGGAGGAACCCCAGCTAATTTCCTAGACATTGGAGGTAGTTCGAATCCGAATAAGGTGAAGCAAGCCATGCACTATTTGACTCAAGATCCGAATGTGAAAGCGATTATGATTAACATCTTTGGAGGAATTACAAGATGTGATGATGTGGCCCATGGGCTATTACAAGCATTTGAAGAGATTGAGGTGAACCTACCCATAGTGGTTCGACTATCCGGAACGAATGCCAAAGAGGGGTTAGCAATCTTGTCTTCATCCACCAAGATAGATACAGTGTCCTCTATGAGTGAAGCGGCAAAACGTGCAATATCCTATCTTTCTTAA